One Setaria viridis chromosome 5, Setaria_viridis_v4.0, whole genome shotgun sequence genomic region harbors:
- the LOC117856658 gene encoding amidase 1 → MATELEGGDYGAFMERFELLPPQSQQTEKLPLHGLTFAIKDIFDVSGRVTGFGNPDWARTHGPAGATSPVVLAALAAGATGVGKTIMDEMGCSIDGENAHYGTPTNPCAPDRVPGGSSSGSAAAVAAKLVDFSLGTDTGGSVRVPAAYCGIFGLRPSHGLVSTENVVPMSQMFDTVGWFARDISTLSRVSNVLLPLPADNTIKQPTQFTIPKDCFEILGSLRDQTYQVLNASIAKRFGSDAVDNRNLGEFVSNNVPTIGKFISDFSKSESPSVPALSAISYVVGCLQRSEFKANHAEWVNTVKPNLGPGIRERVHGAITSEAGPMEEFHVLRTEFKAALDALVKDDGILVIPTVPGSPPKLRTEAAALENFRARAFSLLAIAGLSGFCQLSIPLGVRDGVPVSVSLVARHGADRFLLSVAEELYEALKEESKKAWSSSDSSS, encoded by the exons ATGGCGACGGAGCTGGAGGGCGGAGACTACGGCGCCTTCATGGAGAGATTCGAGCTGCTGCCTCCGCAATCTCAGCAGACGGAGAAGCTCCCGTTGCACGGCCTCACCTTCGCCATCAAGGACAT CTTCGACGTCAGCGGCCGCGTCACCGGGTTCGGCAACCCGGACTGGGCGAGGACGcatggccccgccggcgccacctcccCCGTCGTCCTGGccgcgctggccgccggcgccaccggcgTCGGCAAGACCATCATGGACGAGATGGGCTGCAG CATCGATGGGGAGAACGCGCATTATGGCACGCCAACTAATCCCTGCGCTCCCGACAGAGTTCCTGGAGGATCCTCCAGTGGATCAGCGGCCGCGGTCGCCGCAAAGCTTGTCGACTTCTCTTTAG GCACGGACACCGGTGGCAGTGTTAGGGTACCTGCTGCCTACTGTGGCATATTTGGACTCAGGCCTTCCCATGGATTGGTTTCGACAGAAAATGTCGTTCCAATGTCGCAGATGTTTGATACTGTTG GGTGGTTTGCTAGAGATATCTCTACGTTATCTCGTGTAAGCAATGTGTTGTTGCCGCTACCTGCTGACAACACTATCAAGCAACCAACTCAATTTACAATTCCCAAGGACTGTTTTGAAATCTTAGGCTCTTTGAGGGACCAAACATATCAGGTTCTCAATGCCTCAATAGCTAAGAGATTTGGTA GTGATGCAGTAGATAATAGGAACCTCGGTGAATTCGTCTCCAACAATGTTCCGACAATTGGGAAGTTCATTAGCGACTTCTCGAAAAGCGAATCACCTTCTGTACCTGCTCTATCTGCCATTTCATATGTCGTGGGATGCCTCCAAAG GTCCGAATTCAAAGCCAATCATGCAGAATGGGTCAACACTGTAAAGCCTAACCTAGGCCCAGGCATCCGAGAGCGGGTACACGGGGCCATTACATCAGAAGCTGGACCCATGGAGGAGTTTCATGTTCTGAGGACTGAATTCAAGGCTGCACTTGATGCTCTTGTCAAG GATGATGGAATCCTTGTGATCCCAACAGTTCCTGGTTCTCCACCAAAGCTGCGCACGGAAGCTGCTGCGCTGGAAAACTTCCGGGCAAGAGCATTTTCACTTCTTGCAATCGCTGGACTGTCTGGGTTTTGCCAG TTGAGCATTCCTCTTGGCGTGCGCGATGGCGTTCCAGTGTCGGTCTCTCTCGTGGCACGCCATGGCGCGGACAGGTTCCTCCTGAGTGTGGCTGAGGAGCTGTATGAGGCGCTCAAAGAGGAGAGCAAGAAAGCATGGAGCTCATCAGACTCCTCTTCCTGA
- the LOC117856656 gene encoding amidase 1, translating into MTIEWGHTAHGTGPINRTRSGNLWLRKFFFYPLTPAGGRRRPSGRSPPPVPLSGAPRPRAHRSPSAPASCVAGPAHRPRCAAASAAPGAPAATVVGEGSPRTRLSTIRPGSSSRSALLRGLRERGEGMAMGIEGGDYGAFMEKFELLPPQSQQQEELPLHGLTFAIKDIFDISGRVTGFGNPDWARTHAPAAATSPVVLATLAAGATSVGKTVMDEMAYSINGENAHYGTPTNPCAPDRVPGGSSSGSAVAVAAKLVDFALGTDTGGSVRVPAAYCGIFGLRPSHGVVSTENVTPMSQMFDTVGWFARDLSTLSRVSDVLLPLPADNNIKQPTQFTIPKDCFEILGSLKDQTYQILNASVAKRFGSDAVDNRNLGEFVSNNVPTIGKFISDFSKNEAPSVPALSVISYVMRCLQRSEFKANHAEWINTVKPNLGPGIRERVHEAITSEDGPMEDFHALRTEFKSALAALVKDDGILAIPTVPGSPPKLRMEAAALENFRARAFSLLSIAGLSGFCQLSIPLGVRDGVPVSVSLVARHGADRFLLSVAQELYETLKEETKKAWSSMGSSL; encoded by the exons ATGACCATTGAGTGGGGGCATACGGCCCACGGAACCGGCCCAATCAACCGTACGAGATCGGGAAACCTATGGCTTCGGAAGTTTTTTTTCTACCCACTCACAcctgccggcggccgccgccggccgtcagGGCGCTCCCCGCCGCCTGTTCCGCTCTCCGGAGCCCCGCGGCCGCGGGCACACCGGTCGCCGAGCGCCCCCGCCTCGTGCGTCGCCGGCCCCGCGCACCGGCCGCGCTGTGCCGCCGCGAGCGCGGCCCCCGgtgcgccggcggccaccgtgGTTGGAGAAG GGAGCCCGCGTACGAGATTATCCACAATCCGGCCTGGATCATCTTCACGTTCTGCTCTGCTGCGTGGGTTGCGAGAGCGCGGGGAAGGCATGGCGATGGGGATCGAGGGCGGAGACTACGGCGCCTTCATGGAGAAATTCGAGCTGCTGCCTCCACAATctcagcagcaggaggagctcCCGCTGCACGGCCTCACCTTCGCCATCAAGGACAT CTTCGACATCAGCGGTCGCGTCACCGGGTTCGGCAACCCGGACTGGGCGAGGACGcatgcccccgccgccgccacctcccccgtcGTCTTGGCCacgctggccgccggcgccaccagcGTCGGCAAGACCGTCATGGATGAGATGGCCTACAG CATAAATGGGGAGAACGCACATTACGGCACGCCGACTAATCCGTGTGCTCCCGATAGAGTTCCCGGAGGATCCTCCAGTGGATCAGCTGTTGCAGTTGCTGCAAAACTCGTCGATTTCGCTCTGG GAACTGACACTGGCGGTAGTGTGAGGGTACCTGCTGCCTATTGTGGTATATTTGGACTGAGGCCTTCCCATGGAGTGGTTTCAACAGAAAATGTCACCCCAATGTCACAGATGTTTGATACTGTTG GGTGGTTTGCTAGAGATCTCTCCACGTTATCTCGTGTAAGCGACGTGTTGTTGCCGCTACCTGCTGACAACAATATCAAGCAACCAACTCAATTTACAATTCCTAAAGACTGTTTCGAAATCTTAGGTTCTCTGAAGGACCAGACATATCAGATTCTCAATGCTTCAGTAGCTAAGAGATTTGGTA GTGATGCAGTAGATAATAGGAACCTTGGTGAATTCGTCTCCAACAATGTCCCAACCATTGGAAAATTTATTAGCGACTTCTCCAAAAACGAAGCACCTTCTGTAcctgctctatctgttatttCATATGTCATGAGATGCCTCCAAAG GTCTGAATTCAAAGCCAATCATGCAGAGTGGATCAACACTGTAAAGCCTAACCTAGGTCCAGGCATCCGAGAGCGGGTGCACGAGGCCATTACATCAGAAGATGGACCCATGGAGGATTTTCATGCTCTGAGGACTGAATTCAAGTCTGCACTTGCTGCTCTTGTCAAG GATGATGGAATCCTTGCAATCCCAACAGTTCCTGGTTCTCCACCAAAGCTGCGCATGGAAGCTGCTGCGCTGGAAAACTTCCGGGCAAGAGCATTTTCCCTTCTGTCAATCGCTGGACTGTCCGGATTTTGCCAG TTGAGCATTCCTCTTGGCGTGCGCGATGGCGTTCCAGTGTCAGTCTCACTCGTGGCACGCCATGGCGCGGACCGGTTCCTCCTGAGTGTGGCTCAGGAGCTGTATGAGACGCTCAAAGAGGAGACCAAGAAAGCATGGAGCTCAATGGGCTCCTCTCTCTGA
- the LOC117856659 gene encoding uncharacterized protein gives MRPLQLRPRAAAAAGPARPRSLPGRLSLRPCRSGRRSSRNAPVAVAATTRGGGKTTAAAADVVREFYDGVNRRDLAAVAPLIAEGCVYEDLVFPRPFVGRDRIIGFFGEFMGTISPDLQFVIDDISAEDSAAVGVTWHLEWRGRPFPFSRGCSFYRLQESEQQQQPQIVYGRDCVEPAAKPGDLALVIIRGVTWILERFPSLANRF, from the exons ATGCGGCCGCTCCAGCTTCGcccccgagccgccgccgccgccggtcctgCTCGGCCCCGCAGCCTCCCCGGCCGGCTGAGTCTCCGGCCGTGTCGCAGCGGCAGGAGGAGCAGCCGGAACGCGCCGGTAGCCGTAGCAGCAAcgacgagaggaggagggaagacgacggcggcggcggcggacgtggTGAGGGAGTTCTACGACGGCGTGAACCGGCGCgacctggcggcggtggcgccgctcATCGCCGAGGGCTGCGTGTACGAGGACCTGGTGTTCCCGCGCCCGTTCGTGGGGCGGGACCGGATCATCGGCTTCTTCGGCGAGTTCATGGGGACCATCAGCCCCGACCTCCAGTTCGTGATCGACGACATCTCCGCCGAggactccgccgccgtcggcgttACCTGGCACCTAG AGTGGAGGGGGCGGCCATTTCCGTTCAGCAGGGGATGCAGCTTCTACCGCTTGCAGGAatcggagcagcagcagcagccacagaTCGT GTACGGTCGGGACTGCGTGGAGCCTGCCGCCAAACCCGGGGATTTGGCACTG GTTATCATCAGGGGAGTGACATGGATCCTTGAACGCTTTCCGAGCCTCGCCAACAGGTTCTGA
- the LOC117855871 gene encoding disease resistance protein Pik-2 has product MADMLLGSAQGAVGSLLGRLTSALIDEAQQLSGVRSDVQFIKDEMESMHGFLLHFAEATGDGGDEDHRVRAWMKQVAEVAYASQNCVDLYVQSLGAGAGAGSYLRRLPRLLWTLPARHRIASQIRELKVRAREVGERRIRYGVKAPKEQKPAKASSSLAAGDDEDKELEDARRRASAEFKPAAPLLEQLSRDVWKKTTLQTEEDAEAAAPAPKVIAILGDPDSRTNFAKKAKTWEDWDCMVWIEVGPFCTPSRLLRSILKKLSAPVPDQLEAWGHEKLVEKIRLHLKDKRFLVVLDDFWDRDGTHLWDCVKSCFPPGDCTPGSKIIITTGYLPQAKSLVPSEVYDVSSLQSDHRKELIYSYLEEAMGLVNSNNQNRYDLCDVLRDIISILVDAIPTCNFFLHVLYGNPNRTIDEFQRLLRDKLGSSPNKAKQVLKFAYDGLSSNCKSCLLHLSIFPLKTTFGQTGYAAHSRTRLAIFKRARLVRRWVAEGRVKKTGRLMSAMDEADHCFDVLAAHRFVIPKDTDATGKVKSCVMNDFIHDLIAEIAREETRDNIKLPPDLAHRLSMSHEFQLAQAVQQVHATRSNTTTTMFLELLPSSTNLRGLEVLDLEDCKELTDHHLKNICNHVVKLKYLSIRNTDITKLPKKIGKLQFLETLDIRQTEVRAFAKRYTVLPKLKHLLAGNQPTDYISFDKLQYQETDVRQTKVRVFTKRRIELPKLKNLLSGDQPTGYISEGSTRVEKPFFTVQMPHCIGAMTELQVLSHIAVSRNASELTGICNLIHLRKLGVVLQDPEGRAFMHLYYAIGNLTRSLVSLSIRIIANNVNADMGMEEILLIPPKYLQKLEISGLINGLPPWVEKLKELTKITLHKTPLSPVDIKILGMLTSLRYLRLQEKSSSERTLAFSKDGFQSLVFLVIEFSGITSISFADEATTPQLQKIVWSSSIDQLSLSGIEHLRNIREVNLKGNFDLGRVERAIDANKNKPILKANRT; this is encoded by the coding sequence ATGGCAGACATGCTGCTGGGCTCCGCGCAAGGGGCCGTCGGGTCGCTACTTGGCCGGCTAACGTCGGCCCTCATCGACGAGGCCCAGCAGCTCAGCGGCGTCCGGAGCGACGTGCAGTTCATCAAGGACGAGATGGAGAGCATGCACGGCTTCCTGCTGCACTTCGCCGAGgccaccggcgacggcggcgacgaggaccaCCGGGTGCGCGCGTGGATGAAGCAGGTGGCGGAGGTGGCCTACGCCTCCCAGAACTGCGTCGACCTCTACGTCCAGagcctcggcgccggcgccggcgcggggagCTACCTCCGCCGGCTGCCCCGGCTGCTGTGGACGCTGCCGGCACGCCACCGCATCGCGAGTCAGATCAGAGAGCTCAAGGTCCGGGCTCGGGAGGTTGGGGAGAGGCGGATAAGGTACGGCGTCAAAGCCCCTAAGGAACAGAAGCCCGCCAAGGCTTCGTCGTCGCTGGCTGCCGGAGACGATGAAGACAAGGAGCTGGAAGACGCTCGGCGCCGTGCTTCGGCCGAATTCAAGCCGGCTGCCCCATTATTGGAGCAATTATCTCGGGACGTCTGGAAGAAGACGACACTACAAACAGAAGAAGACGCAGAagctgctgcgcctgcgcccAAAGTAATTGCAATCTTGGGGGATCCCGACAGCAGGACTAATTTTGCAAAGAAAGCAAAGACTTGGGAGGATTGGGACTGCATGGTTTGGATCGAGGTGGGCCCTTTCTGTACTCCCAGCCGGTTACTCCGGAGCATCCTGAAGAAGCTATCAGCTCCGGTGCCAGATCAGTTGGAAGCATGGGGCCATGAGAAGCTTGTGGAGAAGATTCGGCTGCATCTGAAAGATAAAAGGTTCTTGGTTGTGCTCGACGACTTCTGGGACCGGGATGGAACTCATCTTTGGGATTGCGTGAAATCCTGTTTCCCTCCCGGCGACTGCACTCCGGGCAGTAAGATAATAATTACCACAGGGTACCTTCCTCAAGCCAAGTCGCTTGTCCCCTCTGAAGTGTATGACGTATCAAGCTTGCAGTCTGACCACCGCAAAGAGCTTATTTATTCTTACTTGGAGGAAGCAATGGGCCTAGTCAACAGCAACAACCAAAACCGTTATGATCTCTGTGATGTTCTAAGGGACATCATCTCAATATTAGTAGATGCAATCCCCACATGCAACTTTTTCCTTCATGTTCTCTATGGTAATCCTAATAGGACCATAGATGAGTTTCAGAGATTGTTACGGGACAAGCTTGGTTCATCGCCGAACAAAGCAAAGCAAGTACTAAAGTTTGCTTACGATGGCCTGTCGAGCAATTGCAAGAGTTGCCTTTTGCATCTGAGCATTTTCCCTTTGAAAACAACCTTTGGGCAGACAGGATATGCTGCCCATTCACGGACAAGATTGGCCATCTTTAAACGGGCAAGATTGGTACGAAGATGGGTTGCTGAAGGCAGGGTAAAGAAAACAGGCAGACTGATGAGTGCCATGGATGAAGCTGACCACTGCTTTGATGTGCTTGCTGCCCACAGATTTGTTATTCCCAAGGACACCGATGCTACCGGCAAGGTCAAAAGCTGTGTGATGAATGATTTCATCCATGATCTTATTGCTGAGATCGCTAGAGAGGAAACCAGGGACAACATCAAGCTTCCACCAGACTTAGCTCATCGCCTTTCAATGAGCCATGAATTCCAACTCGCGCAAGCTGTGCAGCAAGTACATGCAACCCGTTCCAACACCACAACGACAATGTTCTTGGAATTGCTTCCTTCATCAACTAACTTGAGGGGCCTGGAAGTGCTTGATCTAGAAGATTGCAAGGAATTGACGGACCACCATCTGAAGAACATTTGCAACCATGTTGTTAAGCTCAAGTACCTAAGCATCCGGAATACCGACATTACCAAACTGCCCAAGAAGATTGGCAAGCTCCAGTTTCTAGAGACTCTAGACATTAGACAAACAGAGGTACGAGCTTTTGCCAAAAGATACACTGTGCTTCCAAAGCTAAAGCATCTACTTGCCGGTAATCAACCGACTGACTACATTAGCTTTGACAAGCTCCAGTACCAAGAGACTGACGTTCGACAAACCAAGGTACGAGTTTTTACCAAAAGACGTATTGAGCTTCCAAAGCTAAAGAATCTACTTTCCGGTGATCAACCGACTGGCTACATTAGCGAGGGCAGCACAAGAGTAGAAAAACCATTTTTCACTGTCCAGATGCCCCATTGTATTGGGGCCATGACAGAACTGCAGGTGCTATCCCACATTGCAGTTTCCAGAAATGCCAGTGAGCTGACTGGAATTTGCAACCTAATTCATCTGAGGAAGTTAGGAGTGGTTCTCCAGGACCCTGAGGGACGAGCCTTCATGCATTTGTACTATGCAATTGGGAATCTGACCAGAAGTCTTGTCTCTTTGTCTATCCGGATCATAGCTAACAACGTTAATGCAGACATGGGCATGGAAGAGATATTACTAATACCTCCAAAGTATCTACAGAAACTAGAAATCAGTGGACTCATAAATGGACTGCCTCCTTGGGTTGAAAAGCTCAAGGAACTTACGAAGATAACCCTGCATAAAACTCCACTGTCACCTGTGGACATTAAAATCCTTGGCATGCTCACTAGTTTGCGCTACCTTAGGCTTCAGGAGAAGTCATCCAGTGAAAGAACACTAGCCTTCAGCAAAGATGGATTTCAAAGCCTCGTGTTCCTCGTTATAGAGTTCTCAGGCATCACTAGCATCAGCTTTGCTGATGAAGCCACCACTCCTCAGCTCCAGAAGATAGTTTGGTCTTCGAGTATCGACCAACTTTCTCTTTCTGGGATCGAGCACCTTCGAAACATCAGAGAGGTTAATCTGAAAGGCAACTTTGACCTCGGAAGGGTGGAAAGAGCAATTGACGcaaacaaaaacaaacccaTCTTGAAAGCAAACAGGACATGA
- the LOC117857998 gene encoding GDSL esterase/lipase At1g33811 has translation MDCGRLALVVAVAAAAMASCAVETRGVAASGGPSPCMYIFGDSLVDNGNNNNILSLARANYRPYGIDFHEGPPGRFTNGRTMVDFLSDMLGLRPPLVPPYATARPADLPRGVNFASGASGVLAETGNNLGGHYPLSEQVDHFRAAVAAMGNSSAFRGSAARLAEHLGRCIFFVGMGSNDYLNNYFMPNYYDTARRYSPRDYAALLLQGYAAQITELYGLGARKFVVAGVGQIGCIPYELARMNNDNQPDTPSSVGSEDIAISIGIGGGGGGWGGGIGVGRSSSTSSNPNGGSGSGGGGSYSATNPTLTPADAGSGGACNETINSAIAIYNRGLLDMVKRFNGRGPQQLRGARLVFLDTVQSGKDLAANAAAHGFTVLDRGCCGVGRNNGQITCLPLQRPCDDRSAYMFWDAFHPTEAANRIYAAKAFGSNSTAEAYPINVSKLAAM, from the exons ATGGACTGCGGGAGGCTCGCGctcgtggtggcggtggcggcggcggcgatggcgtccTGCGCCGTGGAGACGAGGGGCGTGGCCGCGTCGGGCGGGCCGTCGCCGTGCATGTACATCTTCGGCGACTCGCTGGTGGAcaacggcaacaacaacaacatcctGAGCCTGGCGCGGGCCAACTACCGGCCCTACGGCATCGACTTCCACGAGGGCCCCCCCGGCCGCTTCACCAACGGCCGCACCATGGTCGACTTCCTCTCCGACATGctcggcctccgcccgccgctcgtccCGCCCTACGCCACCGCGAGGCCCGCCGACCTCCCCCGCGGCGTCAACTTCGCCTCGGGGGcctccggcgtcctcgccgagACCGGGAACAACCTG GGCGGGCACTACCCGTTGTCGGAGCAGGTGGACCACTtccgggcggcggtggccgcgatGGGGAACTCGTCGGCGTTCCGCGGCAGCGCGGCGAGGCTGGCGGAGCACCTGGGGCGGTGCATCTTCTTCGTGGGGATGGGCAGCAACGACTACCTCAACAACTACTTCATGCCCAATTACTACGACACCGCGCGGCGGTACAGCCCGCGGGACtacgccgcgctcctcctccagGGCTACGCCGCCCAGATCACCGAGCTCTACGGCCTCGGCGCCCGCAAgttcgtcgtcgccggcgtcggccaGATAGGCTGCATCCCCTACGAGCTCGCCAGGATGAACAACGACAACCAGCCCGACACCCCCTCCTCCGTTGGTAGCGAAGACATCGCCATCTCCATcggcatcggcggtggcggtggcggttggGGTGGCGGCATCGGTGTTGGGAGATCATCGTCGACTTCATCAAACCCAAacggtggcagcggcagcggcggcggtggaagctACAGTGCGACGAACCCGACCCTGACGCCTGCAGACGCCGGCAGTGGTGGCGCGTGCAACGAGACGATCAACAGCGCGATCGCCATCTACAACCGCGGCCTGCTGGACATGGTGAAGCGCTTCAACGGCCGCGGGCCGCAGCAGCTGCGCGGGGCCAGGCTGGTGTTCCTCGACACGGTGCAGAGCGGCAAGGACctcgccgccaacgccgccgcgcacgggtTCACGGTGCTGGACCGCGGATGCTGCGGCGTGGGGCGGAACAACGGGCAGATCACATGCCTGCCGCTGCAGCGGCCCTGTGACGACCGGAGCGCCTACATGTTCTGGGACGCCTTCCACCCTACGGAGGCGGCCAACAGGATCTACGCCGCCAAGGCCTTCggctccaactccaccgccgAGGCGTACCCCATCAACGTCAGCAAGCTCGCTGCCATGTGA
- the LOC117856945 gene encoding RAP domain-containing protein, chloroplastic, with protein MEAAIPLGLTLPRSSTGICSFSVLLKSTPKPNLSYSGRVPGKPALLPPRAVSEDRADATPQWQLDFLGARSGALDPPEEDDDDDELLPAEANDWCVRARRSALRSIEARGLAPSLQRMVSTPKKKKKKTAKKKDLKKAAAELKRRKKQLDAAREDEDEDEDEEEEDDDVVDDLRDMDDLELRVAQFADGMFDEKRQRNREAFVQTLSRFSAAPSNKSREVSLNRSIVQAQTADEVLSLAAEVIADVAKGLSPSPLTPLNIATALHRIAKNMEAVSMMQTHRLAFARQRDMSMLVGMAMVALPECSPQGISNIAWALSKIGGDLLYQSEMDRIADVAITKVQEFNAQNVANVAGAFASMRQSAPGLFSALAQRAAQILQTFKEQELAQFLWGCASLNECPHPLLDALDAAFQNDARFQCHVSDVTSSMHQEMDRPLNFGRDQIGNIAWSYAVIGKMDRPFFLHIWRTLSQFEEQRVSDQYREDMMFASQVYLANQSLKLEYPNLGLCLRSDLEEKITRAGKSKRFNQKTTSSFQKEVGRLLYSTGHEWVREYAIDGYTVDAVLVDEKLAFEIDGPTHFSRNLGTPLGHTAFKRRYITTSGWKLVSLSLQEWDELQGEFEQLEYLRRILDIEAE; from the exons ATGGAAGCTGCAATCCCCCTCGGCCTGACCCTTCCCCGGAGCAGCACTGGTATCTGCAGCTTCTCCGTGCTGCTCAAGTCCACCCCCAAGCCCAACCTCAGCTACTCCGGCAGGGTCCCCGGAAAGCCCGCGCTTTTACCTCCCCGCGCCGTCTCCGAGGACCGCGCCGACGCCACGCCGCAGTGGCAGCTCGACTTTCTGGGGGCACGCTCTGGGGCCCTCGACCCGcctgaggaggacgacgacgacgacgagcttcTCCCCGCCGAGGCCAACGACTGGTGCGTCCGCGCGCGCCGCTCCGCCCTGCGCTCCATCGAGGCGCGGGGCCTTGCGCCCTCGCTGCAGCGGATGGTGTCCacgcccaagaagaagaagaagaagaccgcCAAGAAGAAAGACCTCAAGAAGGCGGCCGCCGAGCTCAAGCGCCGCAAGAAGCAGCTGGATGCTGCCCGggaagacgaagatgaagacgaagacgaagaggaagaagacgatgaCGTCGTTGATGATTTGCGGGACATGGACGACCTGGAGCTCCGGGTCGCGCAGTTCGCGGACGGCATGTTCGACGAAAAGCGCCAGAGGAACAGGGAGGCGTTCGTCCAGACGCTGTCCAGGTTCTCGGCCGCGCCGTCCAACAAGAGCAGGGAGGTGTCCTTGAACCGCTCCATCGTCCAGGCGCAGACCGCCGACGAGGTGCTGTCCCTCGCGGCGGAGGTGATTGCCGATGTCGCCAAGGGTCTCAGCCCGTCGCCACTCACGCCGCTCAACATTGCCACCGCACTCCACCGCATTGCCAAGAACATGGAAGCGGTGTCCATGATGCAGACGCACCGGCTCGCCTTTGCGCGTCAGAGGGACATGTCCATGCTCGTGggtatggccatggtggccctGCCTGAGTGCTCGCCACAGGGTATCTCCAACATAGCCTGGGCCTTGTCCAAGATTGGTGGCGACCTGCTCTACCAATCAGAGATGGATAGGATCGCTGATGTTGCCATAACCAAGGTTCAAGAGTTCAATGCACAGAATGTTGCCAATGTTGCTGGAGCGTTCGCATCCATGCGCCAATCAGCACCAGGCCTTTTCTCAGCTCTGGCCCAGAGAGCAGCACAGATACTGCAAACCTTCAAGGAGCAAGAGCTTGCTCAGTTCTTGTGGGGATGTGCTTCTCTGAATGAGTGCCCCCATCCTTTGCTTGATGCACTAGATGCTGCTTTTCAGAATGATGCCAGGTTCCAATGCCATGTGTCTGATGTAACATCAAGCATGCATCAAGAGATGGACCGTCCTCTGAACTTCGGTCGAGATCAGATTGGGAATATTGCTTGGTCCTATGCAGTAATTGGGAAAATGGACCGTCCATTCTTTTTACATATCTGGAGAACTCTGAGTCAATTTGAAGAGCAACGGGTCTCCGATCAGTATAGAGAAGACATGATGTTTGCCTCACAAGTTTATCTTGCAAACCAGTCTTTGAAGCTTGAATACCCAAATCTTGGACTGTGCTTAAGGAGTGATCTTGAGGAGAAAATAACAAGAGCAGGAAAGAGCAAAAGGTTCAATCAGAAGACAACTTCTTCATTTCAAAAGGAGGTTGGTCGTCTTCTATATAGTACAGGGCATGAATGGGTTAGGGAATATGCAATTGACGGTTACACAGTTGATGCTGTGTTAGTTGATGAGAAGCTTGCATTTGAGATAGATGGGCCAACACACTTCTCCAGGAATTTAG GTACACCTTTAGGCCATACAGCATTTAAACGTCGCTACATTACTACTTCTGGGTGGAAGTTAGTTTCCTTGTCTCTTCAAGAG TGGGACGAGCTCCAAGGTGAGTTTGAGCAATTGGAATATTTGAGGAGGATATTAGACATAGAGGCTGAATAA
- the LOC117856947 gene encoding probable uridine nucleosidase 2 — protein MAAAEGTRKKVIIDTDPGIDDAMAIFVALRSPELEVLGLTTTFGNVHTALATRNALHLLEAVGRTDIPVAEGSHVTIKKASKLRIASFVHGSDGLGNQDFPAPATKPVDQTAAAFMVEQANLYPGQVTIVALGPLTNLALAIELDPLFPKKIGQIIILGGAYSVNGNVNPAAEANIFGDPDAADIVFTCGADILAVGLNVTHQVVLTDADREKLEQCDSKYARYLCKIMGIYFDYHKDAYFIKGVYLHDPTTLIAAVNPSLLTYTEGVVRVQTVGITKGLTVFDNTKKRYGEITAWTGMPTVKVAVTVDAPAVVELMMQRLMTDD, from the exons atggcggcggcggaggggacgaGGAAGAAGGTCATCATCGACACCGACCCCGGAATCG ATGACGCGATGGCCATCTTCGTGGCGCTGCGGTCGCCGGAGCTGGAGGTGCTGGGCCTCACCACCACCTTCGGCAACGTCCACACCGCCCTCGCCACGCGCAACGCGCTCCACCTG CTGGAGGCTGTTGGCCGGACCGACATCCCCGTCGCGGAGGGATCCCATGTAACAATCAAG AAAGCCTCCAAGCTGAGGATTGCTAGCTTCGTTCATGGCTCAGACGGTCTGGGAAACCAGGACTTCCCTGCACCGGCTACAAAGCCGGTGGATCAGACGGCTGCTGCCTTCATGGTTGAGCAGGCAAACCTGTACCCCGGACAAGTTACCATCGTCGCCCTCGGTCCACTGACCAACCTTGCTCTG GCGATCGAGCTTGACCCTTTGTTCCCCAAGAAGATAGGGCAGATAATTATTCTCGGTGGTGCGTATTCGGTCAATGGAAATGTCAACCCTGCAGCTGAGGCAAAT ATATTTGGGGATCCTGACGCGGCAGATATCGTGTTCACCTGTGGTGCTGATATTTTGGCCGTGGGACTAAATGTAACCCACCAAGTAGTTCTTACAG ATGCTGACCGGGAGAAGCTTGAACAGTGTGATAGCAAATACGCTCGCTACTTATGCAAGATAATGGGCATTTATTTTGATTACCACAAGGATGCTTACTTCATAAAAG GAGTGTATCTCCATGATCCGACAACGCTTATTGCTGCAGTAAATCCGTCACTGTTGACTTACACAGAAGGTGTCGTGAGGGTGCAGACGGTTGGAATCACAAAGGGTCTTACAGTTTTCGACAATACCAAGAAAAG GTACGGGGAGATCACAGCCTGGACCGGCATGCCGACCGTGAAGGTTGCGGTCACCGTTGATGCCCCTGCCGTGGTGGAGCTGATGATGCAGAGGCTGATGACGGATGATTAA